Below is a window of Vibrio sp. SS-MA-C1-2 DNA.
CTTAACAGTTAAATCTTTGGTTTTAAACTCTTCAAGTATGAAGAGTCTATTTGATTCACTTTATTTATTCTATTTTTATCTGGAGAGAGGGAGATCGCCTGATTATGTCAAACTCAATCATGCATTCAATGAAAGAGTGGCTACTAAAACCTGCTGAGCCTGCGATGTATGATCGTCAAATTCTTTGGATCGCATTTGCATTAATGGTCTCTGGTCTGGTCATGGTCTCCTCTGCTTCTATCTCTGTATCGATTCGACACTTTGATTCTTCATTTCATTACGCTTATCGTCATGGTATCTTTTTGGTGGGCGCACTTCTTGTTGGAACCATTACTTTAACGATCCCTGTCAATCTATGGCAGAAATATAGTTCAGCTCTTCTCGTTGTCTCAATTATACTATTGATTGCGGTTTTGATCATAGGACGCTCTGTTAATGGTGCTGTTCGCTGGCTACCTTTAGGAGTGATTAATCTTCAGCCTGCAGAGATCGCTAAACTCTCTTTATTTGTCTTTATTGCTGGTTACCTAGAGCGTCGACATGGTGAAGTTGTCAAAACGTTTCGAGGATTTTTAAAACCTTTAATGGTCTTTTTTGTTCTTGCATTTCTCTTACTGCTTCAACCTGATTTAGGTACCGTTATTGTTATGTTCGTTGCTGTGGTGGGGATGCTGTTTGTTGCAGGGGCGAAACTATGGCAGTTCCTCGGTTTAATCATGATGGGGTTAGGCAGTATCGTACTGTTGATTGTCTTTGAGCCTTATCGTTGGCGTCGTGTCACCTCTTTTCTTGATCCTTGGCAAGATGCATTTGGTAGTGGCTACCAGTTAACTCAATCATTAATGGCTTTTGGCCGTGGTGGTTGGTTTGGCCAAGGCTTAGGTAATTCGGTACAGAAGCTCGAATACTTACCAGAAGCGCATACTGACTTTGTCTTTGCTATTTTGGGGGAAGAGTTAGGTCTGATTGGCGTCTGTTTTGTGCTGTTATTGGTTTTTGCTTTAGTTGCAAAGGCGTTAATTATCAGCTGGCGTTGTCTACAGAATGATATGATGTTTAGCGGTTTTCTCTCCTTTGGAATTGGCATTTGGTTAGCATTTCAAACCATGGTTAATGTTGGTGCGGCTTCTGGTATGATTCCAACAAAAGGGTTAACTTTACCGCTAATTAGTTATGGTGGCTCGAGTTTATTAGTGATGGCTGTAGCCGTTTCTTTGTTATTACGGATTGATTTTGAGTATCGCTTAGTCACCACACAAGCTGATCCTAAATCAAATCATTCGAAGTCCGAACGATCAAAATTGAAGAGTATTGACAAAAATAGTACTCAAAATGAAACTAATTCAGATAAAGAAGAACAAATAGCAGAATGAGTAAAAAATTATTAGTAATGGCTGGTGGTACTGGCGGACATGTTTTTCCTGGTTTAGCGGTTGCTGAACAGCTAAAACAACAAGGTTGGGAAATTCGTTGGTTAGGAACGGCAGATCGAATGGAAGCCGATCTTGTCCCTAAACATGGTATTGAGATCGATTTTATTAAAGTATCGGGTCTACGGGGTCAAAGAATTGCAGGCTTAATCACGGCTCCTTTCCGTATTTTTAAAGCGATTCTTCAAGCTAAACGTTATATTAAAGCTTGGCAACCTGATGTTGTTTTAGGGATGGGAGGGTATGTGAGCGGTCCCGGTGGTGTTGCTGCTTGGTTGAGTGGAATTCCTGTTGTGTTACATGAACAGAATGCCGTTGCAGGATTAACCAATCAATGGTTAGCCAAAATAGCGAAACGTGTACTACAAGCCTTTCCAGGGGCATTTAAAACTGCTGAAGTTGTGGGTAATCCTGTACGTGAAGATGTCGTAGAACTTCCTACTCCATCGAAAAAATCTCAAGATAGACCATTACAGATCTTGGTGATGGGCGGAAGTCAGGGTGCTCGAATTCTTAATCAAACGGTTCCTTTAGCTGCCAACAAATTGGGTGATAACGCGCTGTTTTGGCATCAGACCGGTAAAGGAAATAGTCAACAAACTAAAGCTCTTTATCAAAATGCCGATAAACATCGTGTTGATGATTTTATCTATAATGTAGCAGAAGCATACCACTGGGCAGATCTAATTATTTGCCGTTCTGGTGCTTTAACTGTTTCTGAAGTTTCTGCTGCCGGGTTAGGGGCTATTTTTATCCCATTTATGCATAAAGATCGCCAACAAGCGAAAAATGCAGCACACCTTGTTGAGTCAGGTGCTGCGATTATAATTGAACAACCAGAGTTAACGGTTGATGGCTTAGTTGAGACGATTAAAAATATTGATGATGAGACACTTTTTCAAATGGCCACATCGGCGAGAAAGTCGGCTATTACTGATGCGGCAAGTCGAGTTGCCACTGTGATCTCATCACTGACAAAGAAGAATTAATCATGAAAAAATTTAACACCCAAGAGCTAGCTCAAGTTCGAGTTATTGTTCCTGAAATGCGTCGAGTTGAACGAATTCACTTCATTGGAATTGGCGGTGCTGGGATGAGTGGCATTGCAGAAGTTCTCGCCAATGAAGGTTATCAAGTGAGTGGTTCTGATATCGCTAAAAGTAGTGTTACTGAACGTTTAGAGTTTTTTGGCGCTGAGATCATGCTAGGCCACCAAGCCAGTAATGTTCTTGGTGCGAGTGTTGTTGTGACGTCGACTGCGATTCCACAAGATAACCCAGAGATTGTTGCTGCTAAAAAAGCACGTATTCCGATTGTTCGTCGTGCTGAAATGTTGGCAGAGTTAATGCGTTATCGTCATAGCATTGCTGTTGCTGGTACCCACGGTAAAACAACAACCACAGCGATGGTAACACAGATCTATTCTGATGCCGGTCTTGATCCCACATTTATCAATGGCGGTCTAGTTAAATCAGCAGGAACCAATGCAAGATTAGGAAATAGCCGTTACCTGATTGCAGAAGCCGATGAAAGCGATGCTTCTTTCTTACATCTTCAACCAATGGTCAGCATTGTGACGAATATTGAAGCTGATCATATGGAGACCTATGGCGGTGATATTGAAGTCTTGAAGCAGACGTTTGTTGATTTTCTTCATAATTTGCCATTTTATGGTTTGGCCGTAGTTTGTATTGACGATCCTATCGTCCGTGAATTGTTGCCTCGCATTAATCGTCAAGTGGTGACTTATGGTTTCTCTGATGATGCAGATGTTCAGATTATTGCTTATCAACAGAAAGGACAGCAGAGCTTTTTTACGGTTAAGAGAAAAGACCAACCGAATTTAGATATCTGTCTCAATGTTCCTGGGCGTCATAATGCGCTTAATGCAACGGCAGCTATTGCGGTTGCGGTTGAAGAAGATCTTGATGATCTCTCTATTGTTTCAGGTTTATTAGGATTTGAAGGCACGGGACGTCGCTTCGATCAGTTAGGTACCTTTGATTGTGGTAATGGTGAAGTGATGTTGGTGGATGATTATGGTCATCACCCAAGTGAAGTCGATGTCACTATTCAAGCGGCAAGAACAGGTTGGCCTGAAAAACGTTTAGTCATGATTTTCCAACCTCATCGTTATAGCCGTACTCGCGATCTTTATGACGACTTTGTGAATGTACTTGAAAACGTTGACCAGCTCTTTATTTTAGATGTTTATGCCGCAGGTGAAGATGAAATCGCTGGAGCGACTAGCCAAGATCTTTGCAACTCATTGCAACAACGAGGGAAAATTTCACCTGTATTTGTTTCTGATATCAATCAATTATCGAAATCATTAACTCAAACTTTACAAGAAGGCGACTTAGTCTTAACTCAAGGTGCGGGAAATGTGGGTACAATTGCGAAAAAACTCGCAGAACTTCGATTATCTATTGAAAAGATGAAAGAAATTTAGCAATAAGCTTAATTTAATTGAGAAATTGCACTATTATTTAAAAACGTATAGTCGGAATCAGTAAATTAGTTAGCGATTAAAAAGTTAGCTAATAAATTATTAATATGATTGAACACATGATCTCGGTTGGAGAGTTCATCATAGCTGGCTATAATCAATTCATTCTATTTGTAATAAATGATAACGAAGAATAATCAGTGATGATGTTATCGGTTGGTGCAATAGTCAGAGCGATAGCATGAAGAGAAAGGTTAAAGCTGACCCAAAGATAGAGTCTCCTATATCGTATCGTTTTCATCGATTAGGTTTCCTATTTTTTCTATCTGTTGTAGCGATGGTTGTTTTCTTGGGTTGGCGGACGGTTAATTGGATGACGGATGCAAACCGGCTTCCATTGTCAAAATTACTCATTCAAAATCAACTTCACTATACGAGTGAATCTGATATACGTTATGCAATAAGCTCTTTAGGTGGCCTAGGGAGTTTTATGACTCAGAATGTTGACGATATCCAATCTGCAATAGATCAACTACCCTGGGTTAAACAGGTTTCAGTGAGAAAACAGTGGCCGGATAAGATTAAATTATATATTCGTGAGCATCAAGCTAGTGCGATTTGGAATGATAGTGCACTGGTTAGTCCTGATGGAACCGTGTTTTTTGGTAATGCAGAAGATATCAATGATCACTCTCTTGTCTCTTTTTATGGAGATGACGCTCAAAGCGAAGTGATATTAGAAACATGGCAAAAGTTGTCTGCAATATTTGCACAAGATCAACTATCAATTAGTCAAGTTTGGCTATCACCGCGGTACTCTTGGCGAGTGAAGTTAAATAATCAAATTGAACTGGAGTTGGGACGCAGTCAATTAGTTGCAAAAGTTGAGCGCTTTATGGTTCTCTATCCTCAACTACCAAACCGGCAACTGATTGAGCATGTTGACTTGCGTTATGATACAGGGGCGGCTGTTAAGTGGTTACCTGACACCGACAAAAAATAAAATGAGATTTAGTACCAAATGACAAAAGCAACAGATAAAAAACTCATTGTAGGATTAGACATTGGTACATCGAAGGTTGCCGCATTAGTAGGCGAAGTATTACCTGATAATAGCGTTAATGTAATTGGTGTAGGTAGTTGTCCTTCACAAGGTATGGATAAAGGTGGTGTGAACGATCTTGAATCTGTCGTGAAGTCAGTACAAAGGGCGATTGATCAAGCAGAGTTAATGGCAGATTGTCAGATCTCGTCTGTTTTTCTCTCTTTATCGGGTAAACACATTGAATGTCAGACTGAAGAAGGGGCATTCCCTATCTCAGATGATGAAGTGACTCAAGAAGATGTTGATAGCGTTATTCATACCGCTAAATCTGTAAAGATTAGCGATGAACATCGAATATTGCATGTTATTCCCCAAGAATTTTCGATTGATTATCAAGAGGGGATTAAAAACCCAATTGGTTTGTCAGGTGTGCGAATGAAAGTTAATGTTCACCTGATTACTTGTCATAATGATATGGCAAAAAATATTATTAAAGCGGTTGAACGCTGTAATTTAAAAGTAGAACAGTTAATATTCTCTGGATTAGCTGCAAGTACAGCAGTGCTTACGTCAGATGAGAAAGAGTTAGGCGTTTGTGTTGTTGATATTGGTGGCGGTACAATGGATATTGCCGTTTGGACAGGTGGTGCACTTCGACATACAGAAGTGATGCACTATGCTGGTAATGCAGTGACGGGTGATATTGCTTATGCATTTGGTACGCCATTAGGTGATGCTGAAAGTATTAAGGTGAAGTATGGTTGCGCATTGAGTGAATTGGTCAGTAAAGATGATAAAGTCGACGTTCCAAGTGTTGGTGGTCGACCATCTCGTAGTTTACATCGCCAAACATTAGCTGAGGTCATTGAGCCGAGGTATAGTGAGTTATTTGGTCTAGTTAATGCTAAATTAACAACTATACAAGAACAATTAAGAGAGAAAGGTATTAAACACCACTTAGCCGCAGGTATCGTTTTAACAGGCGGTGCATCTCAAATTGATGGATTAGTGGATTGTGCTGAACGAGTATTTCAAAATCAAGTTAGAGTAGGGCAGCCAATAGGCTTAACTGGTTTAACTGATTATGTGCAAGTTCCGTTTTATGCGACAGGCGCAGGTTTATTACATTACGGAAAAGATATCCAACTGGAGGATGAAAGCGTATCAGAACAAAAAGGATCTGTGACGAGCGTTTTTTCAAAATTAACCGGTTGGCTTAAAAAAGAATTTTAATCAAACTCTAATGAGAATGATGGAGATAACAGATGTTTGAACCAATGATGGATGTATCTGACGAAGCAGTCATTAAAGTCGTAGGTGTAGGTGGTGGCGGCGGTAATGCCGTTGAGCATATGGTACGTGAATCAATTGAAGGCGTACAATTTCTAACCGTGAATACTGATGCTCAAGCATTAAGGAAAACCAGTGTTAGTCATGTGATACAAGTTGGCTCTACCATTACAAAAGGTCTAGGTGCGGGTGCAAACCCACAGGTAGGTCGCGAAGCAGCACTAGAGAATAGAGAAGAGATCAAAGCAGCATTAGAAGGTGCTGATATGGTCTTTATTGCCGCTGGAATGGGGGGCGGTACCGGCACGGGGGCCGCACCAGTTATTGCTGAGGTCGCTAAAGAGCTTGATATTCTTACTGTAGCTGTTGTCACTAAACCTTTCAATTTTGAAGGCAAAAAACGTTTAGCCTTTGCAGAGCAAGGTATTGATGAATTATCAAAGCACGTTGATTCATTAATTACTATACCGAATGAAAAGCTACTTAAAGTATTAGGTCGTGGGATTTCGCTACTTGATGCATTTGCAAAAGCCAATGATGTTCTTAAAAATGCCGTTCAAGGTATTGCAGAACTGATTACTCGCCCTGGTCTGATTAACGTCGATTTCGCCGATGTGCGTACCGTGATGTCAGAAATGGGACATGCAATGATGGGTAGTGGCGTTGCGAGTGGTGAAGATCGTGCAGAAGAGGCTGCTGAAATGGCAATTTCAAGCCCACTTCTAGAAGATATTGATCTTGCTGGTGCTCGCGGAGTGCTTGTTAATATTACTGCTGGCTTTGATCTTCGTTTGGATGAGTTTGAGACTGTTGGTAACACGGTTAAGGCATTTGCTTCAGATAATGCGACGGTTGTTGTTGGTTCTTCGTTAGATCCTGATGTATCAGATGAGCTACGAGTAACTGTAGTGGCTACTGGTATCGGTAATGAGAAGAAACCTGACATTACTTTAGTTGCTGGAGCTCCAAAAACTCAACCTGTGACTCCAGCACCAGTTGAAACACCGGTAGCACCTAAAGTAACCCCGACTATTGAGCCTAAAAAACAGGCACCTAGCGTTGGTGGTACAACAAGTACAGCGAAGAAAAGTGAACCTAAAAGTGAGCCTGATTACTTAGATATTCCTGCATTTCTTCGTAAACAAGCAGACTAAATAATCGTCAAATTTGTATTTTATATAAATGGCGTGTTATTATAGACGACCGCTTATTATTAGGTGGTCGTTTTTGTATACCGAGTAATTTTATATTTCGTGAGAGTAAAAGTTGATGATTAGACAACGTACGCTAAAAACTATTGTTCAAGCAACTGGAGTGGGTTTACACTCTGGTCGTAAAGTGACGCTGATCCTTCGACCTGCTGCAGCGAATACAGGTATTATTTACCGTCGAACGGATCTCGAGCCAGCAGTCGATTTTAAAGCGGATGCAAACTCAGTAAGAGATACTATGCTATGTACTGCACTGGTTAATGATGACGGTGTTCGTATCTCAACAGTTGAGCACTTAAATGCTGCCCTAGCTGGAATGGGAATCGATAATGCTATTATTGAGGTTGATGCGCCAGAAATTCCAATCATGGATGGTAGTGCCAGCCCATTTGTCTATTTAATTCAATCAGCGGGTATTGATGTATTAAATAGTCCGAAGAAATTCATCCGTATTAAGAAAACGGTTCGTGTTGAAGATGGCGATAAATGGGCAGAACTTCGTCCATATAATGGTTTCCGTCTAGATTTTGCGATTGATTTTGCACACCCTGCAATTGATGGCGAACAACAGAGCTTAGTGATGGATTTCTCAACTCAAGACTTTATCAAAAATATCAGCCGTGCTCGTACTTTTGGCTTCATGCGTGATATTGAGTATTTACAATCTCAAAACCTCTGTTTAGGTGGTAGCTTTGATAATGCAATCGTTCTGGATGATTACCGAATCTTAAATGATGATGGTCTTCGTTATGATAATGAGTTTGTTAGTCACAAAGTATTAGATGCTATTGGCGATCTCTTCATGTGTGGACACAGTATTGTTGGTGAAGTTCGCGCCTATAAATCAGGCCATGCACTCAATAATCAATTACTACGTGCAGTTCTTGCTAATCAAGAAGCGTGGGAATGGACAACTTATGAAGATGAAGCTAAATCACCTGTTGCGTTAATTAACCCTGCATTATTGTTTAATTAAATTAATTAGTTAATTAAACTGAATGGGTGACATTGATCCCGTGGTTGTGGGTATATCCTATTACTAAGGTTTCAATAATATACTCTTCATACTTGAAGTCGCTAGGTTGTTGGCTGCACTCGTTCGCCCCAATCATAGAGTACACCTATACTCATGGGGCCTCACTCATTTGCCGCCTACTAGCAACTCCAATTATTTCAGGTATAAATATAGTGAGATTTTCTTTGGTAACTACATGTTATTATTGATATCTCACTATTTTTTTATCTTTTTTTTGTCATTGTCTTTTTTGATACTATTTTTTGACTGAATTTATAGCGGTTATTTTTTCTTCTGACTCATCGCTGCAATCCTTTCTAATCTAACTTTAATCTTTTCTGGTGCATTTTCTGCTACCATCCGCAGATATTCGGCAGATTGTTCACTGATTGGCTCTCTCTTTTTTTCAGTCTGTTTCTTAATGACTGTTTGATTCATTAAGCTAGGATTTATTTTTAATTCGATACTAACTAACGAAGGTAGATCAGAGTATCTAAGTTTTGAGATAAGATCGAGGCGTTGATAATTGAGTCGTGTTAACCATGCTGAAGAGGCAACTTCAATAATCAATGTATTGTTACGGTAGTTTGCGATGTGACAATAAGCTTGAGCTTCTGGTGGTAGATGCTTCAACATAGTTTTGTTTAATTTAGCCAAAGCAACTGCGCGTTGTTGGATATTTGCTAACCCCGATTTCTCCATTAATTTATCGGTTGTTTTCGGTCTATGGTCACGCATAACAGTACCTATTAGTCGATTTAAGTAGAAAATTATTGATCAAACTCTACTAATTAGCTGATTAAGCATAGTCGCCACTAGCGAGATCGCTTATTATATAGTGATTAAGTTCATATTGTTGTAAATATAATAAAGATCTACAAAATCTATCTTGAAAATAAGCAGATAGAGCCCAATATAACAATTAGCGCTTTAATATACATTGAGTGTATAAAAAATTAATATACTACGCCTACAAAAGTAGTGCCTTATAAGTATTCCATCAATCGGCTGATTATAGCTGGATAAACCAAGAGAACACGACAACGCCATGTTATCAAAATTGCTTACCAAGATTGTCGGTAGCCGAAATGACCGAACACTTCGTCGTCTACGTAAAATCGCAGACCAAATTAATAAATTAGAACCAGAGTTTGAAAGCTTAGCGGATGAAGAGCTAAAAGCTAAAACCGTCGAATTTCGTCAACGCTTAGATGACGGTGCGAACCTTGATTCACTATTACCAGAAGCATTTGCAACGGTTCGAGAAGCTTCTCGCCGTGTATTTGGCATGCGCCATTTTGATGTTCAGCTTATAGGTGGAATGGTCCTTAACGATTGTGAAATCGCAGAAATGCGCACTGGTGAAGGTAAAACTTTAACAGCCTCTCTTCCTGCCTATCTTAATGCCTTAACTGGTAAAGGCGTCCACATCGTTACCGTCAATGATTACCTAGCAGCGCGTGATGCAGAAACTAACCGCGAGCTATTTGAGTTCTTGGGTATGACGGTTGGGATCAACCTTTCTGGAATGGACCCTTCGGCGAAGAAAGAAGCTTATGCGGCTGATATCTTATATGGAACTAACAATGAATTTGGTTTCGATTATCTACGCGACAATATGGCATTCCGTGCTGAAGACCGTGTACAACGTGAGCGTTATTTTGCTGTTGTCGATGAAGTTGATTCCATCTTAATTGATGAAGCTCGTACTCCTCTGATTATTTCAGGTCCAGCTGAAGATAGCTCAGATATGTATACCCGTATCGATGCACTGATCCCTCTACTTGAAAAACAAGATCAAGAAGACAGTGAAGAATATCGTGGTGAGGGTCACTATACTGTTGATGAAAAATCAAAACAGACCCACCTAACAGAGAATGGTCAGGAGTTTATCGAAGAACTTCTACAAAAGCATGGCATGATGGAAGAGGGGGATACGCTTTATTCTCCAGCAAACATCAGTTTACTTCACCATGTCAATGCCGCACTCCGAGCTCATGCGTTATTTGAACGAAATGTTGATTATATCGTACAAGATAATGAAGTTGTTATCGTCGATGAGCATACAGGTCGAACAATGCCAGGTCGTCGTTGGTCTGAAGGTCTACACCAAGCAGTTGAAGCGAAAGAAAAGGTGAAGATCCAGAATGAAAACCAGACATTAGCATCGGTCACTTTCCAGAATTACTTCCGTCTTTACGAGAAGTTATCAGGTATGACGGGTACTGCTGATACAGAAGCATTCGAATTCCAATCTATCTACAACTTAGAAACGGTGGTTGTTCCAACCAACAAACCGATGATGCGCGATGATATGGGTGATTTGGTCTATATGACTGAAGCTGAAAAATTCGATGCGATCATTGCTGATATTCAAGAGCGAGTGGTGAAAGGTCAGCCGATTCTTGTTGGTACCGTTTCTATCGAAAAATCAGAGTTGCTTTCAAATGCTCTGAGCAAGATGAAGATTAAGCATGAAGTCTTAAATGCCAAATTCCATGAGAGAGAAGCCGATATTATCGCTGATGCGGGTTCTGCGGGCGCAGTGACTATCGCAACGAATATGGCGGGTCGTGGTACAGATATCGTTTTAGGTGGTAGCTGGAAGAGTAAAATTGAAAAGCTGACAGATCCAACTGAAGAACAGATTGAAACAATTAAAGCTGAATGGCAAAAAGATCACGATGCGGTAATCGAAGCGGGTGGCTTACATATTATTGGTACTGAGCGTCATGAATCACGCCGTATTGATAACCAGTTACGCGGTCGTTCTGGTCGTCAGGGTGATGCAGGTTCTTCACGTTTCTATCTATCGATGGAAGATAGCTTAATGCGCATCTTCGCCTCTGATCGTGTATCAAACATGATGAAGAAGCTGGGTATGGAAGAAGGTGAAGCGATTGAGCACCCTTGGGTAACCAAAGCGATTGAGAATGCACAGCGTAAAGTTGAAGGTCGTAACTTTGATATTCGTAAGCAACTACTTGATTTTGATGATGTCGCGAATGACCAGCGTCAGGTGGTTTATGAACTACGTGATGAGCTGATGGAAACTGATGATATCAGTGAAATGTTGGCAGCCAACCGTCAAGATGTTTACAGTGATGTGATCAATCAATATATTCCTCAACAATCGTTAGAAGAGATGTGGGATATTGCTGGACTAGAAGAGCGTTTGAAAGGCGACTTTGATCTAGACTTACCGATTCAATCTTGGTTAGATAACGAAGATAAGCTGTATGAAGAACTGCTTCGTGAACGTATTATTGAACAAGCGATTGAGACTTATAAAGCGAAAGAAGAGACTGTAGGTGCTGCTGTTCTTCGTAACTTCGAAAAGTCAGTGATGCTACAGACACTTGATACGCTATGGAAAGAGCATTTATCTGCAATGGATCACCTACGTCAGGGCATTCATTTACGTGGTTATGCTCAGAAGAATCCAAAGCAAGAATATAAGCGTGAATCTTTTGAACTCTTCGAAGAGATGCTTGAGAACTTGAAACTGGATGTGATTTCAGTATTAAGTAAAGTTCAGGTTCATCAGCAAGAAGAAGTTGATCGTTTAGAAGCGCAACGTCAACACGAAGCAGAAGCGATTGCTCGTAAGCAGCAATTCCAACATGCAGACGCTGAAAATCAACTTGCTGATGGCGAAGAGCATACTGCAGACCCAAGCACATTCGTTCGAGAAGAGCGTAAAGTTGGACGTAATGAGCCTTGTCCTTGTGGTTCGGGTAAAAAGTATAAGCAGTGTCATGGGAAGATTAACTAATTCAATTTGCATAAACTGAGTTAGTAAAAAGAAAAGAGTCGCCTTGAGCGGCTCTTTTTTTAGTATTAGATTTTTATTTTGATCAATTTTCAGAGGGATGAAATGAAAAAAGTGCATATTGTTATCGGGATTATTCTGAACAGCAAAAAAGATCAAGTCTTTATTACCACCCGAATGGATCGGAGTGATTTTGCTGGTTTATTAGAGTTTGCTGGTGGCAAGATAGAACAGGGAGAGACTCAAGAGCAAGCATTGCGCCGAGAATTACAAGAAGAGGTTAACATCATCGCTCAAAAGATGGAGCACTTTATGCACTTTGAGCATAAATACCCAGAAAAAGAACTGACCTTTGACGCATACATTGTGAGTGATTTTAGTGGTAAGGCTTGTGGTCACGAAGGGCAAAAAGGGGAGTGGTTAACTATTGCTGACCTTGATCCTAAACAGTTTCCCGCGGCTAATTTAGCATTGATAGAAAAACTAAAAGCCTGGGCATAAATTTAATGAGAGTCGCCGCTCATTGATAATGGCTACTCTCTTCTTACTTGAAGTTACTAGGTTGTTGGCTGCATTTGTTCGCCCAATCATATAGTGCACCTATACTCATGGGGCTTAACTCACTTACCGCTTACTCGTAACTCGAATAATTTTAAGTCTAATTCTTAAATTATTTTTCTGACCACTCTTCACCATCAGAGAGATCGGCTGCACCTGCGATATTATTTTGTTCGCTAGCCCAATCACCAAAATCAATTAATTGACACTTTTTACTACAAAAAGGTCGATAAACACTTTTTTCTTCCCAAAGTACATCAACTCGACATGTTGGGCATTTCACTCTGTTTTTAGAATCTTGATTACTTTTTGTCACAATACTACCTTACTCTGCTTACGGTTTTTTATTTCAGCGTATTTTAAATCTAATGACTAGCGAAAGACAGTGAGCTGAAAAGAAAGCTCTTCTGGTGGATGACTATCATCATTAAAAGGTAAAAAGCGAATAGCTACGCGTTTAGAGTTACCTGAAATTATTGGGTATATATCAAGTTTTGACTCAATATTTAACTGTAATAATAGCGCATCTTTAGTCTCTATATGAAAAAATCCATTCTTAGCTATATGAGTCTGTTGTTGACCTGAGGAGCGAATAAGTTGTAGTAATAGAGTGATAACTTCTCGAAGTGGTGAGAGTTGTTGCCACCACTTGTGGCTCAAGTGTTGACGCTCGATTACCGGTTTATTGAGCCAAAGATGGAATAGTGGTAAATCGAAGCTGCAACAGCCTCCGGGAATTGAAATCCGTTGTCGAACACTTT
It encodes the following:
- the ftsW gene encoding cell division protein FtsW codes for the protein MSNSIMHSMKEWLLKPAEPAMYDRQILWIAFALMVSGLVMVSSASISVSIRHFDSSFHYAYRHGIFLVGALLVGTITLTIPVNLWQKYSSALLVVSIILLIAVLIIGRSVNGAVRWLPLGVINLQPAEIAKLSLFVFIAGYLERRHGEVVKTFRGFLKPLMVFFVLAFLLLLQPDLGTVIVMFVAVVGMLFVAGAKLWQFLGLIMMGLGSIVLLIVFEPYRWRRVTSFLDPWQDAFGSGYQLTQSLMAFGRGGWFGQGLGNSVQKLEYLPEAHTDFVFAILGEELGLIGVCFVLLLVFALVAKALIISWRCLQNDMMFSGFLSFGIGIWLAFQTMVNVGAASGMIPTKGLTLPLISYGGSSLLVMAVAVSLLLRIDFEYRLVTTQADPKSNHSKSERSKLKSIDKNSTQNETNSDKEEQIAE
- the murG gene encoding undecaprenyldiphospho-muramoylpentapeptide beta-N-acetylglucosaminyltransferase, with amino-acid sequence MSKKLLVMAGGTGGHVFPGLAVAEQLKQQGWEIRWLGTADRMEADLVPKHGIEIDFIKVSGLRGQRIAGLITAPFRIFKAILQAKRYIKAWQPDVVLGMGGYVSGPGGVAAWLSGIPVVLHEQNAVAGLTNQWLAKIAKRVLQAFPGAFKTAEVVGNPVREDVVELPTPSKKSQDRPLQILVMGGSQGARILNQTVPLAANKLGDNALFWHQTGKGNSQQTKALYQNADKHRVDDFIYNVAEAYHWADLIICRSGALTVSEVSAAGLGAIFIPFMHKDRQQAKNAAHLVESGAAIIIEQPELTVDGLVETIKNIDDETLFQMATSARKSAITDAASRVATVISSLTKKN
- the murC gene encoding UDP-N-acetylmuramate--L-alanine ligase, yielding MKKFNTQELAQVRVIVPEMRRVERIHFIGIGGAGMSGIAEVLANEGYQVSGSDIAKSSVTERLEFFGAEIMLGHQASNVLGASVVVTSTAIPQDNPEIVAAKKARIPIVRRAEMLAELMRYRHSIAVAGTHGKTTTTAMVTQIYSDAGLDPTFINGGLVKSAGTNARLGNSRYLIAEADESDASFLHLQPMVSIVTNIEADHMETYGGDIEVLKQTFVDFLHNLPFYGLAVVCIDDPIVRELLPRINRQVVTYGFSDDADVQIIAYQQKGQQSFFTVKRKDQPNLDICLNVPGRHNALNATAAIAVAVEEDLDDLSIVSGLLGFEGTGRRFDQLGTFDCGNGEVMLVDDYGHHPSEVDVTIQAARTGWPEKRLVMIFQPHRYSRTRDLYDDFVNVLENVDQLFILDVYAAGEDEIAGATSQDLCNSLQQRGKISPVFVSDINQLSKSLTQTLQEGDLVLTQGAGNVGTIAKKLAELRLSIEKMKEI
- a CDS encoding cell division protein FtsQ/DivIB; translation: MKRKVKADPKIESPISYRFHRLGFLFFLSVVAMVVFLGWRTVNWMTDANRLPLSKLLIQNQLHYTSESDIRYAISSLGGLGSFMTQNVDDIQSAIDQLPWVKQVSVRKQWPDKIKLYIREHQASAIWNDSALVSPDGTVFFGNAEDINDHSLVSFYGDDAQSEVILETWQKLSAIFAQDQLSISQVWLSPRYSWRVKLNNQIELELGRSQLVAKVERFMVLYPQLPNRQLIEHVDLRYDTGAAVKWLPDTDKK
- the ftsA gene encoding cell division protein FtsA, yielding MTKATDKKLIVGLDIGTSKVAALVGEVLPDNSVNVIGVGSCPSQGMDKGGVNDLESVVKSVQRAIDQAELMADCQISSVFLSLSGKHIECQTEEGAFPISDDEVTQEDVDSVIHTAKSVKISDEHRILHVIPQEFSIDYQEGIKNPIGLSGVRMKVNVHLITCHNDMAKNIIKAVERCNLKVEQLIFSGLAASTAVLTSDEKELGVCVVDIGGGTMDIAVWTGGALRHTEVMHYAGNAVTGDIAYAFGTPLGDAESIKVKYGCALSELVSKDDKVDVPSVGGRPSRSLHRQTLAEVIEPRYSELFGLVNAKLTTIQEQLREKGIKHHLAAGIVLTGGASQIDGLVDCAERVFQNQVRVGQPIGLTGLTDYVQVPFYATGAGLLHYGKDIQLEDESVSEQKGSVTSVFSKLTGWLKKEF